The Gallus gallus isolate bGalGal1 chromosome 6, bGalGal1.mat.broiler.GRCg7b, whole genome shotgun sequence genomic interval AATTATGTTCAGAGTACAATAATACCACTACTTGTAAAAGTAAATTGCTGAGCACTAAGATGCAGTGAGTAAAGACTAGCATTCAGACAGCATGATGGAAGTTAATATAACATTGATGCTAGCTATTCTAATTCTGTGAAGCATTGCAAAGATGTTCTGAACACTGTTGAGGTTAATTAAGCCAGTTACTCACCCCCAAGCTGGAACCAGCTTACGGAAGGTTAAGGCTTTCAACTTATGTACAACGATCAAGACATTCTGGTAGGAAGAACGCTCTGATCTCTGGCTCACAGCTGTGGTTCAGCTATTGCACAATACTGTCCAAAATGGGACACTGTAGCCTACTACGTTTCTTGTTATCCTGATACGATATCTGTTAGTAATTCAGACAGTCCCTGTCCCAGAGTACCTGACATAGGCTTTAATGCTCATGCGTGAATTCTGGAGACTTGTGTCCACAGTGAGGTGGATTGGGTTGTGTGCTTCCCGGCTGTAGTACTCGTGGATCAGGACAGAATGTTCTGTGATGTCGTGACCTGTTGCATACCttgaaaaaagcaaatgttggAAGATCACTCTTCTAATGTTCAAATGCCCAGCATTTGTTGGTACTTAACAGGTTCGTATTCTAAAACCCTAATGTccaagcactgagctgcagacGCATAGTAGAGACCAGTATTTTAACTAGGGCATGTGTAGTCTTATGGCTCTCCTAGAATTATAGGCCGAGTGCATGCCCAAAACATGCATAGAGCCAGCATTGTATTACCATCACAAAGAGCCAGAACAGCTGCCATCTGACACCAACAGTCAGTTTTTTTGTCACTATGCTCTGAACCAaatctttatttccttgtaaATCAAAGCATGCCAGGCAAATTTGGACCAGCAAAGTAGATcttaaacaaatgaaacacCTCTGTGCGGGAGGCAGGGCTTGTTCATCTGGCTCCTTCAACTGCTCTGCAATTAACTTCCTGCATGCACAGGAAAGCGACTGTCATGAGAACTGCACCTTGCTATGCCATCAGAGGTTGTTGAGAAAGCCAAGAGTTCTATGCTTGCAGGATTTTGTTCCACAGAAAAGGGCCAGAGAGGATGTCAAAAGACAAACAAAGCCAGCTAGCCATGCACAGACGACTTCTGCAGTAGCATCTCTTCCTATCCCGAATGACAGCACTTTTAGAACTGCAACAAGAGTTGCAACACCTCACcgctgcttctgcttgtcagcCTGTGACAGCAAGGTGTACCTCAGCTATTCTGAGGGACCTACACAACTGCCCACGCTTTTCTGTGGACAGAGAACTTACCAGCCCAAGATGATCTCGCTGGGAGACACCTTTTTGTGCAACTCGTACATGTTTTTGGCAAACTCCATATCGACAGCCACCTGCGAAAGGGGACAGCCGTCAGCGTGTGCAGGAGCGCCGACACCCGGCCGGAGGGCAACGCAGGGCGAAGCCCCGCTGGGACAGCCCCTTCCAGAGCCCCGTCCCCCACCTCGCCGTACCGCGTGGCCGTACCTCATCCTCGGACTCGTTGTGCGGGACGGAGAAGCAGTTAGTGACCTCCACCGAGTGCTTGTCCACGGTGCCTGCGGGGACGACAGCGGTTAGCGGGGCGGCGTGGGGGCGGCGTGTCCCCCGCCCCCGGCACCGCGGCTCTTACCCAGCAGCGTCCCGATGACCCGCGCCGCGCCCTCGTTGCGCCGCTCGAAGCTGTCCACGATGGAGGCGAGCACGACCGGGTGCAGCCGCACCACGCGGCCGCCGGGGAAGGGACCCGAGAGCGCGGCGGAcagcggcgcggcgggcggcggtGCCGCCGGAGCGGCGGGCGGAGGGGGCGCGGCGGAGGGGGGCGCGCCCGCCGTCGGCGTAGCGGGAGCGGCCGTCGGGCTGGGAGCCGGGGCGGCCGCGGGAGGGGCCGGAGCCGCAGCGGGAGCCGGAGCCGCCATTTTGCGAAGAGAGAGGGGTACGAGACCTCGCCGACGATAATTGGCTAATCGGAATGCCTGTCACGCTCCTCCACCTTCCCATTGGGGGAAGGGGCTAGCTAAGTCCCGCCTGCCACCCGTTAGCCAATCCGGACAGAGCGATGGGGGCCCACGCTCCGATTGGGGTAGAGCACGCCGCCGGTGACTGCAGCTTAACGTTGTTCCCACCCCCTCGGGGCCGGGCAGTTCTTCCATTGGGTCCTCGCACGCTCCGCCTCCGCGCCCGTCCGGTCTGTCATTGGCTGGCGCAGCTCTTAACTCCTGTCTGTCAGAGCGAGAGCCGTGCTGGCGGGCGGCGTGGTGGAAGGGCGGTCGCGGTGCTGTGCCGTGCTGGTGGAGGGCTCTGTGGGCGGGGGGGTTCTTTGGGCGGGGGGCTCCGCCTTGTGCGGTGCAGAGCGGAACAAACCGTGCGCGGTCATCCCCGGCGGTCAGGAGACGGGGCTCCTCTGGCACTCCCTGTTCCCTTCTCTTGCCCCTATCCTTGTAATTGTATCATAAAGAGCAAATGTAGGACTGCCTGTCTCCGTTCAGAACTTTTTCACCGCAGTTTTTAATGTCTGACAAACATGGAGAGATTCAAGTGTCtttgaaatgtttgctttttggtATCTGGCTCTTTTACAGCAATTAAAccatgtatgtatgcatatacagAGTCCTGCCTGCTTCATTAGCTGGTGGGTCAATGCCATCTGACATTAAGGGCTTCCAAGTCTGCCTCTGACCACCAGCTGCTGGGCCCACTGGGAGCAGCAATAAAACCAAATGCTCTCTCCCCACGTTCCCGATTGCCCCCGGTTCCCTTTTTTATCTAAGTGGGGAACATGTCAAAGCTACACCGGAGTCAGTGCCTGGGAACATAAGCTGGCTTTATCTGTTCATAACAGCATTTCCTGATGTGCTTACCAGTAAAAACCGGCTCTCCTACTTTCaccatccctccttcctttcctatgGGTGTGTCTGGGTCAAACTGCATAAGGCTTTAGGATGTTTCTGCTCCCGGAGCTTTGATGCGTCATTGCGAAGCCTAATGTGTGAGGTGTGCTTGTTAGAAAGTAGGCGCTTGATCTTACTTCTGTTTGCAACaaaccagccctgctgcttggTGTGGCATGGTCAGCTGCACGTTCGTGTGGAGTAAGCAAGGCATTCTGCAGTCTGTGCATTACAGCTTTGCGTTGCCACCTTTAAAACTGGGCAGCTTAATGTGGAGCTGCAGTTGTGctctgaaatgaatgaaatgaacGATGAAACTGGCAGCTGTGACACCCTTCTTTTAATAAACTGATGTCAGGCTGCTGAGTGCCATGACAGAGAGTATATGTAATGAGTGAGAGTGGGTAGCCTCTATGCCTCTATCTCAGGAGTCAGAGATCAGAGCAGACACTTCCTTATACAAAAACTGTATAAATCTTGTTGTCTAAGGAgtgaaaaaaaccaacagggCATCTCACAAAGGTGTCcaagctgcattttttcccctcgcTGTGACTAGTGAAAAGTAGAGATCTTCATAAtcaattttctttcacaaaCGATCAGTTTACTGATAGAGTGGTTATCAGTGACACATTGGTAGTGCCCATTGTTGAAAACTTGGTGTTCATCTCTGCACAGATGTTTGTGTATCACCCCATCACAGTGAGATCTGCCTGCAGGAGAAACACAAGATGCAATGTCACTTGAAAGTGGACCTTCTGATTTCCCATTATCCCTTGCTTGGCTTCCCTGCATCTGATTTTGACAATGAATGCAATTAACCTTCTAGCCCTGCTTTTGTACGATTTCTCTTTACAGTCCTTACATGTGACTGCATCATTATTTCTGCATGTGCTGTCACGTCAGCTGCATTTTCACAGATGATATATAATTTCTATATCAGTAGCTATCGTCTCATCTTACTTGTGTTACTGGAAGAATCATCATTTCTTGTTGAAAGGCAAAACAAACTTACATTGTATTAAAATCTTGCATTGCATCacaggcaaaataaaatatttggaatttATTTGATTTCACATTTCAGGATATAATTTTATCTGATTTATTTCATGGAATTAGAACTggtattatttttccattattaaaagaataattttctgttGTGCCTAAGAAATTAGGATagcctttcatttatttttaccaaGGGAAAAGTCAGTCACTGAATTTGACATGCGTTTCATGTAGTCAATCTTAATTAGGAAAAAGAGAATAGCAAGACTGACTTTCTGAATCTCTTGGGATCAAAGGATGGAAGTCTCTTCTTGCTTGGAGCATCAGGTCTGTGTCTCCAGCTTTCACTGTGTTCGTGGAACTCCCTCATTGCCATTTCTCATGGTCATGCTGCCaacattttagttttctgttGGTTATCTGTGTTTTTCGGGACTGTAGGGGGAACCGTTGGGTCACAGCTTGAAtcactgatggagcacctgTGGAAAGGACCcatcagccctgggagcacaggtgaaggcaattaaGCTGTGTGACCGGGGAGGTGCcagctgcacctctcttagacctcatttaagggctgactgccactgagggagggtttctttctggagatccctcttTGATGAAGCTTTTCCCTGTAAACCTCAACTTTTCTGATACAGGTAAgcaattttcttcccttcctttgtaGCACCTTTCTCTTGTGCTGGTCCTTCCAtcatcacacctttgttgtaacaccttttctattgttttgatctgtccaattgccATAAGGGTTTGTGTGGCCTACCTTTTCTCCAATGTGAAGTAGTGATGGGCAGTTGCTtctggcttttttgtttgtttgttcttaatcTAGTTAATTTGcttgattttaaattaaaaataagtagtAGTTTCCTTATTGAGCCTCAATGGAGTGTCTTAGATACTCATCTGCTTCCTGTACATTTGGGATTGCCAGTAGATGTAAGACTATTGTTGGCAGCCTAATTTCTAGTGTAATGTGTTGGTTGATTTGTCTTTGTATTAGCAAAAGGAGTTCAAACCTTTCCTCacttttc includes:
- the EIF3F gene encoding eukaryotic translation initiation factor 3 subunit F, with the translated sequence MAAPAPAAAPAPPAAAPAPSPTAAPATPTAGAPPSAAPPPPAAPAAPPPAAPLSAALSGPFPGGRVVRLHPVVLASIVDSFERRNEGAARVIGTLLGTVDKHSVEVTNCFSVPHNESEDEVAVDMEFAKNMYELHKKVSPSEIILGWYATGHDITEHSVLIHEYYSREAHNPIHLTVDTSLQNSRMSIKAYVSAPMGVPGKTMGVMFTPLTVKYVYYDTERIGVDLIMKTCFSPNRVIGLSSDLQQVGSASARIQDTLGMVLQYAEDVLSGKVAADNTVGRFLMDLINQVPKISPEDFETMLNSNINDLLMVTYLANLTQSQIALNEKLLSL